One Micromonospora sp. FIMYZ51 genomic window carries:
- a CDS encoding PadR family transcriptional regulator has product MSTPHVLLGLLASGTKHGYELKRAHDERLPQARPLAYGQVYATLGRLQRDGLVAPAGQERQAGPDRTAYALTEEGRAALDRWLGTVEPPMPHVNSTLFAKVMVALLVADVDQARSYLVAQRRAHTDRLRELTAVKTAPSATVDDVVAADYAIAHLDADLRWLHTTLDRVADWHREVHS; this is encoded by the coding sequence GTGTCCACACCGCACGTCCTGCTGGGGTTGCTCGCCAGCGGCACCAAGCACGGGTACGAGCTGAAGCGTGCCCATGACGAACGGCTGCCGCAGGCCCGCCCGCTGGCGTACGGGCAGGTCTACGCGACGCTGGGGCGGCTACAGCGGGACGGCCTGGTGGCGCCGGCCGGGCAGGAACGTCAGGCCGGTCCCGACCGGACGGCCTACGCGCTGACCGAGGAGGGTCGGGCCGCGCTGGACCGGTGGCTCGGCACGGTGGAACCGCCAATGCCCCACGTCAACAGCACGCTCTTCGCCAAGGTGATGGTGGCGCTGCTGGTCGCCGACGTGGATCAGGCCCGGTCCTATCTGGTCGCCCAGCGCCGGGCGCACACCGACCGGCTGCGCGAGCTGACCGCAGTCAAGACGGCCCCGTCGGCCACCGTCGACGACGTGGTCGCGGCCGACTACGCCATCGCCCACCTCGACGCCGACCTGCGCTGGTTGCACACCACCCTGGACCGGGTCGCCGACTGGCACCGGGAGGTGCACTCATGA
- a CDS encoding TIGR03086 family metal-binding protein — translation MATQTSDLLAAATPRTVSVVQAITDDQLDLPTPCREYAVRDLLNHLYAVVVNFQALAARKPVNWADKPDYLAEGWRDRFGVQARQLVEAWSDPASEEGVSPGMGLPQSVVGGMALLDLTVHGWDLAVATGQQYEPAPEVLPALHELTGQLGPQARQMGVFAEPVAVDAALPDLPRLLALTGRDPGWPETS, via the coding sequence ATGGCTACCCAGACTAGTGATCTGCTGGCGGCGGCCACGCCGCGAACCGTGTCGGTGGTCCAGGCGATCACCGACGACCAGCTCGACCTGCCCACCCCCTGCCGGGAGTACGCCGTCCGCGACCTGCTCAACCACCTGTACGCGGTGGTGGTCAACTTCCAGGCGCTGGCCGCTCGCAAGCCGGTGAACTGGGCCGACAAGCCCGATTATCTGGCCGAGGGCTGGCGGGACCGGTTCGGGGTCCAGGCCCGCCAACTGGTCGAGGCGTGGTCGGATCCGGCCAGTGAGGAGGGTGTCTCGCCCGGAATGGGCCTGCCCCAGTCGGTGGTGGGCGGGATGGCGCTGCTCGATCTCACCGTGCACGGCTGGGACCTGGCGGTGGCCACCGGTCAGCAGTACGAGCCGGCGCCGGAGGTGCTGCCGGCACTGCACGAACTGACCGGTCAGCTCGGTCCGCAGGCCCGGCAGATGGGCGTCTTCGCCGAGCCGGTGGCGGTCGATGCCGCCCTGCCGGACCTGCCCCGGCTGCTCGCCCTCACCGGCCGTGACCCGGGCTGGCCGGAAACGTCCTGA
- a CDS encoding DUF998 domain-containing protein, with amino-acid sequence MPAYRLGSYALLSAAPLFVAGNAVTALGWRQPPFDWRTHNISDLGNVTCGGWDTSRPRLVCSPWHPLMNGAMIATGVLIVVGLLLTWSVLGQGMAVRATQLAALTGGAGYVLAGAYPADVDENRHLLAALLVFGAGNVALLLAALARRSALLAPVRGLSLGLGLIGLLATLLFFAQVDLGFGVGGMERVVVGPFLLWTVLLGVHLSPGAPAVPEPGGPARTDPRRSRRMVRRGRGGPGSRR; translated from the coding sequence ATGCCTGCGTACCGTCTCGGTTCCTATGCCCTGCTGTCCGCCGCACCGCTGTTCGTCGCCGGGAACGCGGTGACCGCCCTCGGCTGGCGGCAGCCGCCGTTCGACTGGCGTACGCACAACATCAGTGACCTGGGGAACGTCACCTGCGGCGGCTGGGACACCAGCCGGCCACGGCTGGTCTGTTCGCCCTGGCATCCGCTGATGAACGGCGCGATGATCGCCACCGGTGTGCTGATCGTCGTCGGCCTGCTGCTCACCTGGTCGGTGCTCGGCCAAGGAATGGCCGTACGGGCCACCCAGTTGGCGGCGCTTACCGGTGGTGCCGGATATGTCCTGGCCGGTGCGTACCCGGCGGACGTCGACGAGAACCGGCACTTGCTCGCCGCGTTGCTGGTGTTCGGGGCGGGCAACGTGGCGTTGCTGCTGGCGGCGTTGGCGCGACGCTCCGCGCTGCTCGCGCCGGTGCGCGGGTTGAGCCTCGGGCTGGGCCTGATCGGGCTGCTCGCCACGCTGCTCTTCTTCGCGCAGGTGGACCTCGGTTTCGGCGTCGGTGGGATGGAGCGGGTGGTGGTCGGCCCGTTCCTGCTCTGGACGGTCCTCCTCGGCGTCCACCTCTCCCCGGGCGCACCCGCCGTGCCGGAGCCGGGCGGGCCGGCGCGGACGGATCCGCGCCGGTCCCGGCGGATGGTCAGGCGCGGTCGAGGCGGTCCAGGATCCAGGCGTTGA
- a CDS encoding AraC family transcriptional regulator produces MRQPRGDSRGILDPARLMRRVRFRRHLPAAPLQRWVEHYWLIDWALTEPFEQRVVPHPAVNVVFQRDGDEPERAEVAGVGLAVFSTVLTGTGRVCGVQFRPGGFHPFWRASVAELTGRHRNFAELANRWPPAAAPAPAICTGTDAARCRALDDLLTGWAPRPDPATDEAMRLVETIRTDRSVRRVDEFARDHGLSVRRLQRLFLTRIGVGPKWVIRRYRLHEALERATDGPPDWATLAAELGYSDQAHLVRDFTTGTGLTPGGYAAARRR; encoded by the coding sequence ATGCGACAGCCGCGCGGGGACAGCCGGGGCATCCTCGATCCGGCCCGGCTGATGCGTCGGGTCCGATTCCGGCGGCACCTGCCCGCCGCCCCACTGCAACGCTGGGTCGAGCACTACTGGCTGATCGACTGGGCGCTGACCGAGCCGTTCGAGCAGCGCGTCGTACCGCATCCCGCAGTGAACGTGGTCTTTCAACGCGACGGCGACGAGCCGGAGCGGGCCGAGGTGGCCGGGGTGGGCCTGGCGGTCTTCTCGACCGTGCTCACCGGCACCGGCCGGGTCTGCGGCGTACAGTTCCGGCCCGGCGGCTTCCACCCCTTCTGGCGCGCATCGGTGGCCGAGCTGACCGGCCGGCACCGGAACTTCGCCGAACTGGCCAACCGCTGGCCGCCGGCCGCCGCGCCAGCACCGGCGATCTGCACCGGTACGGACGCCGCGCGCTGCCGTGCCCTGGACGACCTGCTCACCGGCTGGGCACCCCGCCCCGACCCGGCCACCGACGAGGCGATGCGGCTGGTCGAGACCATCCGGACCGACCGGAGCGTACGGCGGGTCGACGAGTTCGCCCGCGACCACGGACTCTCGGTACGCCGGCTGCAACGCCTCTTCCTCACCCGGATCGGCGTCGGCCCGAAGTGGGTGATCCGCCGCTACCGCCTGCACGAGGCGCTCGAACGGGCCACCGACGGCCCGCCCGACTGGGCCACGCTCGCCGCCGAACTCGGCTACAGCGACCAGGCCCACCTGGTCCGCGACTTCACCACCGGCACCGGCCTCACCCCCGGCGGGTACGCCGCCGCCCGCCGGCGCTGA
- a CDS encoding S9 family peptidase: MTTETTAPVARRLPTERVHHGDTVIDEYAWLATKDDPETVNYLNAENAWTEARTAHLSGLRTELFEEIRRRTQETDLSVPTRKGGHWYYTRTVAGQQYGVHCRRAVRDGETTPPISADGGPLDGEQILLDGNRLAEGHDFFSLGAFDVSPDGRYLAYSTDFSGDERFTLRIRDLDTGELLPDEIPGTFYGTAWSADASVLFYVTVDEAWRPHRVWRHVLGTAAADDVVVHSEDDERFWVGVELTRSERFILIDIASKVTSEARVIPAGNPTGEPAVIAPRRQGIEYSVEHHGHRFLILHNDGAEDFALAYTSADAPGDWVPLIEHSPGTRLEAVDAFADHLILSVRSNGLTGLRVLPVGGGGAHDIDFPEALHTVGLDANPEYRTGRLRLRYTSLVTPDSVYDYDLVTRELTLLRRRPVLPGPDGRAYRPEEYEQHREWALADDGTRVPISLVCRRDTPRDGSAPCVIYGYGSYEASMDPWFSVGRLSLLDRGVVFAVAHVRGGGELGRRWYEQGKLLAKKNTFTDFVACARHLASAGWTAPDRLVARGGSAGGLLMGAVANLAPDAFTGIVAQVPFVDALSTILDPSLPLTVTEWEEWGNPLADPEVYAYMKSYTPYENVAALEYPAILAMTSLNDTRVLYHEPAKWIARLRAVAPQGEYLLKTEMEAGHGGPSGRYDAWREEAFVNAWILDRLDRA; encoded by the coding sequence GTGACCACCGAGACCACCGCACCCGTAGCCAGGCGGCTACCGACCGAACGCGTCCACCACGGCGACACCGTCATCGACGAATACGCCTGGCTGGCCACCAAGGACGACCCGGAAACCGTCAACTACCTCAACGCCGAGAACGCGTGGACCGAGGCGCGGACGGCACACCTGTCCGGGCTGCGGACGGAGTTGTTCGAGGAGATCCGGCGGCGGACCCAGGAGACCGACCTCTCGGTGCCGACCCGCAAGGGCGGGCACTGGTACTACACCCGCACCGTGGCGGGCCAGCAGTACGGGGTGCACTGCCGCCGGGCCGTACGCGACGGCGAGACCACCCCGCCGATCAGCGCCGACGGCGGCCCCCTCGACGGCGAGCAGATCCTGCTCGACGGCAACCGGCTCGCCGAGGGCCACGACTTCTTCTCGCTTGGCGCCTTCGACGTCAGCCCGGACGGGCGCTACCTGGCCTACTCCACGGACTTCTCCGGCGACGAGCGGTTCACCCTGCGGATCAGGGACCTCGACACCGGCGAGCTGCTGCCCGACGAGATCCCCGGAACCTTCTACGGCACCGCCTGGTCCGCCGACGCCTCGGTGCTGTTCTACGTCACCGTCGACGAGGCGTGGCGCCCGCACCGGGTCTGGCGGCACGTGCTCGGCACGGCCGCCGCGGACGACGTGGTGGTGCACTCCGAGGACGACGAGCGGTTCTGGGTCGGGGTCGAGCTGACCCGGTCGGAGCGGTTCATCCTGATCGACATCGCCAGCAAGGTGACGAGCGAGGCACGGGTCATTCCCGCCGGCAACCCGACCGGCGAGCCGGCGGTGATCGCACCACGACGACAGGGCATCGAGTACTCGGTGGAGCACCACGGGCACCGGTTCCTGATCCTGCACAACGACGGCGCGGAGGACTTCGCGCTGGCGTACACCTCGGCGGACGCGCCCGGCGACTGGGTGCCGCTGATCGAGCACTCCCCCGGCACCCGGCTGGAGGCGGTGGACGCCTTCGCCGACCACCTGATCCTCAGCGTACGCAGCAACGGCCTGACCGGGCTGCGGGTGCTGCCGGTCGGTGGTGGCGGCGCCCACGACATCGATTTTCCCGAGGCGCTGCACACCGTCGGCCTGGACGCCAACCCCGAGTACCGGACCGGACGGTTGCGGTTGCGCTACACCTCGCTTGTCACCCCGGATTCGGTGTACGACTACGACCTGGTGACCCGCGAGCTGACCCTGCTACGTCGCCGGCCGGTGCTGCCCGGGCCGGACGGGCGGGCCTACCGGCCGGAGGAGTACGAGCAGCACCGGGAATGGGCCCTGGCCGACGACGGCACCCGGGTGCCCATCTCGCTGGTCTGCCGCCGCGACACGCCCCGCGACGGCTCCGCGCCCTGCGTCATCTACGGCTACGGCTCGTACGAGGCGAGCATGGATCCGTGGTTCTCGGTGGGTCGACTGTCCCTACTGGACCGTGGGGTGGTCTTCGCGGTGGCCCATGTGCGCGGCGGCGGTGAGTTGGGCCGCCGCTGGTACGAACAGGGCAAGCTGCTGGCCAAGAAGAACACCTTCACCGACTTCGTCGCCTGCGCCCGGCACCTGGCGAGCGCCGGCTGGACCGCGCCGGACCGGCTGGTCGCCCGGGGCGGGTCGGCCGGCGGGCTGTTGATGGGCGCGGTGGCAAACCTCGCGCCGGACGCCTTCACCGGCATCGTCGCGCAGGTCCCGTTCGTGGATGCGCTCAGCACGATCCTCGACCCGTCGCTGCCGCTGACCGTCACCGAGTGGGAGGAGTGGGGCAACCCGCTTGCCGATCCGGAGGTGTACGCGTACATGAAGTCGTACACCCCGTACGAGAACGTCGCCGCCCTGGAATATCCGGCGATCCTCGCCATGACCAGCCTCAACGACACCCGGGTGCTCTATCACGAGCCGGCGAAGTGGATCGCGCGGCTGCGCGCGGTCGCGCCGCAGGGCGAGTACCTGCTCAAGACCGAGATGGAGGCCGGGCACGGCGGGCCGAGCGGGCGTTACGACGCCTGGCGGGAGGAGGCGTTCGTCAACGCCTGGATCCTGGACCGCCTCGACCGCGCCTGA
- a CDS encoding FAD-binding oxidoreductase translates to MVPARSTGSAGALDIARRLTEICGPRFARFAGAADEVAGRPARWVAVPGGAHAAARVLRLAAEHDLTVVPRGAGTKIDWGAPPARVDIMLDTGRLAGIGHRPPDQGIAEVGAGTPLRAVQATLERTGQRLAVDAPSPGATIGGVLAADEAGPLRHRHGTACDQLVGLRYLAADGELTEAGGGAAGLAQARLLCGSEGALGVLISAMLRVQALPASRIWVTRPVWTPLEVHDLVRAVLAARLEPAAIELDLPAGTGPRPRRDRRAEAMARHPSMTGRPSPGPAGAGSLVVLLEGGPAEVAERADLLVSLFGSQATVAGSAPQWWRSYPFAPGDTALRLEVPITDLHAAVYALRDAAGAPVPVRGSAGLGVAHAALPGTLPPDRVASILAAVRGVLLARRGRCRVLAAPPPVRRAVDLWGDLAVRPQLRAAKQHLDPTHRLAPGRLPGGL, encoded by the coding sequence ATGGTGCCAGCGCGTTCCACCGGCTCGGCCGGTGCCCTCGACATCGCCCGCCGGTTGACCGAGATCTGCGGTCCGCGCTTCGCCCGGTTCGCCGGGGCGGCCGATGAGGTGGCCGGCCGTCCGGCGCGCTGGGTGGCGGTGCCGGGCGGTGCGCACGCGGCGGCGCGGGTGCTGCGGCTGGCCGCCGAACACGACCTGACGGTGGTGCCGCGCGGTGCCGGCACCAAGATCGACTGGGGCGCGCCGCCCGCGCGGGTCGACATCATGCTTGACACCGGCCGGCTCGCCGGCATCGGTCACCGCCCACCCGACCAGGGCATTGCCGAGGTCGGCGCCGGCACGCCGCTGCGCGCGGTGCAGGCCACCCTGGAGCGCACCGGCCAGCGGCTCGCGGTGGACGCGCCGTCGCCCGGTGCCACCATCGGCGGCGTGCTCGCCGCCGACGAGGCCGGCCCGTTGCGGCACCGGCACGGCACCGCCTGTGACCAGCTCGTCGGCCTGCGCTACCTGGCCGCCGACGGCGAGCTGACCGAGGCCGGCGGCGGGGCGGCCGGGCTGGCCCAGGCCCGACTGCTGTGTGGTTCCGAAGGGGCGCTCGGCGTGCTGATCAGCGCGATGCTGCGGGTGCAGGCGCTGCCGGCCAGCCGGATCTGGGTGACCCGGCCGGTGTGGACTCCGCTGGAGGTGCACGACCTGGTCCGGGCGGTGCTCGCCGCCCGTCTCGAACCCGCCGCGATCGAACTCGACCTGCCGGCCGGCACGGGACCCCGGCCACGGCGGGACCGCCGGGCCGAGGCGATGGCGCGTCATCCGTCGATGACGGGACGCCCGTCGCCCGGCCCGGCGGGTGCCGGTTCGCTTGTGGTGCTCCTCGAAGGCGGGCCGGCCGAGGTGGCCGAGCGCGCCGACCTGCTGGTGTCGTTGTTCGGCAGTCAGGCGACGGTGGCCGGGTCGGCCCCGCAGTGGTGGCGCAGCTACCCGTTCGCCCCCGGCGACACGGCGTTGCGGCTGGAGGTGCCGATCACCGACCTGCACGCGGCCGTCTACGCGCTGCGCGACGCGGCCGGCGCGCCGGTGCCGGTGCGTGGCTCGGCCGGTCTCGGCGTGGCACACGCCGCGCTGCCCGGCACGCTTCCGCCCGATCGGGTGGCGTCGATTCTGGCCGCAGTGCGCGGCGTCCTGCTCGCCCGACGGGGTCGGTGCCGGGTGCTCGCCGCCCCACCGCCGGTCCGCCGGGCCGTCGACCTCTGGGGCGACCTGGCGGTCCGACCCCAGCTGCGCGCCGCCAAACAGCACCTCGACCCCACCCACCGCCTGGCCCCCGGCCGCCTCCCCGGCGGCCTCTAG
- a CDS encoding response regulator transcription factor — protein sequence MVGVIRVVLAEDEVLLREGLTALLARFGFEVLDAVGTAPALRAAVRQHRPDLVVTDIRMPPGHRDDGLRAVVELRAEQPGLAVVVLSQHVQPEYASALLDSADGRRVGYLLKDRVAEVTAFVDNLRTVLAGGTVVDPDVVRRLLHRPRDPLAALSAREREVLVLVAEGRSNAAIAARLHVTEAAVGKHVGNILAKLGLPPDDDTNRRVLAALTYLRANPA from the coding sequence GTGGTCGGCGTGATCCGGGTCGTGCTCGCCGAGGACGAGGTGCTGCTGCGGGAGGGGCTGACCGCTCTGCTCGCCCGGTTCGGTTTCGAGGTGCTCGACGCCGTCGGCACCGCCCCGGCGCTGCGTGCCGCCGTCCGGCAACACCGGCCCGACCTGGTGGTGACCGACATCCGGATGCCGCCCGGGCATCGTGACGACGGGTTGCGCGCGGTGGTGGAGTTGCGCGCCGAGCAGCCCGGCCTGGCCGTGGTCGTGTTGAGTCAGCACGTGCAGCCCGAGTACGCCTCCGCGCTGCTGGACAGCGCCGACGGCCGCCGGGTCGGCTACCTGCTCAAGGACCGGGTCGCCGAGGTCACCGCGTTCGTCGACAACCTGCGTACCGTGCTGGCCGGCGGCACGGTGGTCGACCCGGACGTGGTCCGCCGGCTGCTGCACCGCCCGCGCGATCCGCTCGCCGCGCTCTCCGCCCGCGAGCGGGAGGTGCTGGTCCTGGTCGCCGAGGGACGGTCCAACGCGGCGATCGCCGCCCGGCTGCATGTCACCGAGGCTGCGGTGGGCAAGCACGTCGGCAACATCCTGGCCAAGCTCGGCCTGCCGCCGGACGACGACACCAACCGCCGGGTGCTGGCCGCGCTGACCTACCTGCGGGCCAATCCCGCCTGA
- a CDS encoding FtsX-like permease family protein → MRPGTLVRLALAGNRTDAARVALTALSALMAALVVLAALSVLAIQQPPGASGQESEQYTNNLLREPGLRGGTAFAMLLLTIPVLALAGQCARLGAPARDRRLAAFRLAGATPGQVTWVAMLETGLASLLGTLAGLVTYLVGRALLHRPDANGQLALPTDVLPSGPALALVVLALPVVAAAATALLLRRVAATPLGVVRRVHRVGPPRPWPALLIALGVLGAALFEPIRKASGDRLHVSVFLLLLAGVFAAVLGVVLGAGWISHLAGRLLHRSARSPAQLLAARRLTEDPWAGSRIFAALLAALVFGAGAAAFRARFQLDDDLDRAQNRQSGFGDFGDARNEFYLRTVDLIDLAVAVSVAIAAVGLLVMLIEGITARRRTYAALVAGGVPRATIGVSILWQVLTPMVPAVLLAIGAGYAVGRVLNPGIVVGGQWRSVCRATTERCADPATRDRHTELVLTGGVTHSPGVPLDQLAMLGAGAVAATLLTVGLGVLFLRANTTVEELRTS, encoded by the coding sequence GTGAGACCCGGCACCCTGGTCCGGCTCGCGCTGGCCGGCAACCGCACCGACGCGGCCCGAGTGGCCCTGACCGCGCTGAGTGCCCTGATGGCCGCGCTCGTCGTGCTGGCCGCACTGAGCGTCCTGGCCATTCAGCAGCCGCCCGGCGCCTCGGGACAGGAGTCGGAGCAGTACACAAACAACCTGCTGCGGGAGCCGGGGCTGCGTGGCGGCACCGCGTTCGCGATGCTGTTGCTGACCATTCCGGTGCTGGCCCTGGCCGGTCAGTGCGCCCGGCTCGGTGCCCCGGCCCGGGATCGCCGGCTCGCCGCGTTCCGGCTGGCCGGTGCCACCCCCGGTCAGGTGACCTGGGTGGCGATGCTGGAGACCGGCCTGGCCAGCCTGCTCGGCACGCTCGCCGGGCTGGTCACGTACCTCGTCGGGCGGGCGCTTCTGCACCGCCCGGACGCCAACGGCCAGCTCGCCCTGCCCACCGACGTGCTGCCGAGCGGGCCGGCGCTGGCGCTTGTGGTGCTGGCCCTGCCGGTGGTCGCCGCGGCGGCCACCGCCCTGCTGCTGCGTCGGGTGGCCGCCACGCCACTCGGCGTGGTCCGGCGGGTGCATCGGGTCGGGCCACCCCGGCCCTGGCCGGCGCTGCTGATCGCGCTCGGCGTGCTGGGTGCGGCCCTGTTCGAGCCGATCCGGAAGGCGTCCGGCGACCGGCTGCACGTATCGGTGTTCCTGCTGCTGCTCGCCGGTGTGTTCGCGGCGGTGCTCGGCGTGGTCCTGGGGGCCGGCTGGATCTCGCACCTGGCCGGGCGGCTGCTGCACCGCTCCGCCCGCAGCCCGGCCCAGCTGCTGGCGGCCCGCCGGCTGACCGAGGACCCGTGGGCCGGCAGCCGGATCTTCGCCGCCCTGCTGGCGGCGCTGGTCTTCGGTGCCGGTGCGGCGGCGTTCCGGGCCCGGTTCCAGCTCGACGACGACCTCGACCGTGCGCAGAACCGGCAGTCCGGCTTCGGCGATTTCGGCGACGCGCGCAACGAGTTCTACCTGCGCACCGTCGACCTGATCGACCTGGCGGTCGCGGTGTCGGTGGCGATCGCCGCCGTCGGGCTGCTGGTCATGCTGATCGAGGGGATCACCGCGCGCCGCCGGACGTACGCGGCACTCGTGGCGGGCGGGGTGCCCCGGGCCACCATCGGGGTCTCGATCCTCTGGCAGGTGCTGACCCCGATGGTGCCGGCCGTGCTGCTCGCGATCGGTGCCGGCTACGCCGTCGGCCGGGTGCTCAACCCCGGCATCGTGGTGGGTGGTCAGTGGAGATCGGTGTGTCGGGCGACGACCGAGCGGTGTGCCGATCCGGCCACTCGCGACCGCCACACCGAACTGGTGCTTACCGGTGGCGTGACCCACTCGCCGGGCGTACCGCTGGACCAGCTGGCGATGCTGGGAGCCGGCGCGGTGGCCGCGACCCTGCTCACGGTCGGGCTCGGGGTGCTCTTTCTGCGGGCGAACACGACAGTCGAGGAGCTACGGACCAGCTGA
- a CDS encoding sensor domain-containing protein yields the protein MTSAAPTHLAQALRRPRYPLTGWSWRALAYLLTSVPLAGVLSFGLLVVLAPLGAAVNTVRQGQPVHGVLQVFLALGALTVLALAPLLSVPVSAFERYRLGLVDDRPLPPAPWRGFAARYTTGAAWREAAYLFFLAGVVPAVYWLFTMLVLLDLLLIASPFLVGSGEQVVLLWATAETPGQAVPYAIVSALLLPVLWYAVGVLAAAQAAVTRWLLSPEEGALREVARSRARLVDAYEAERRRIERDLHDAAQPRLTNLGLQIGLARLDVPDDSPAARPLDLAHEQAKGLMVLLRQIVRGIRPQSLVDLGLAGAVRELADESPVPVEVHADLPRALPEAAETTAYFVVSEALGNVARHAAAGRAQVRLTDTGTGLTVEVIDDGRGGADPARGSGLTGLADRVAAADGRLLLSSPPGGPTVLRVELPWSA from the coding sequence ATGACCTCGGCCGCACCGACCCATCTCGCCCAGGCCCTGCGCCGGCCCCGGTACCCGCTGACCGGCTGGTCGTGGCGGGCACTGGCATACCTGCTGACAAGCGTGCCGCTGGCCGGCGTGCTCTCGTTCGGGCTGCTCGTCGTGCTGGCGCCGCTGGGCGCCGCAGTGAACACGGTCCGCCAGGGCCAACCCGTGCACGGGGTGCTCCAGGTGTTCCTGGCCCTCGGCGCGCTTACCGTGCTGGCGCTGGCACCGCTGCTCAGCGTGCCGGTATCGGCCTTCGAGCGGTACCGGCTCGGGCTGGTCGACGACCGGCCGCTGCCCCCGGCGCCCTGGCGTGGGTTCGCCGCCCGGTACACCACGGGCGCGGCGTGGCGGGAGGCCGCGTACCTGTTCTTCCTCGCTGGCGTGGTACCCGCCGTCTACTGGCTGTTCACCATGCTCGTGCTGCTGGATCTCCTGCTGATCGCCAGTCCGTTCCTGGTCGGCTCCGGCGAGCAGGTGGTGCTGCTCTGGGCCACTGCGGAGACACCCGGGCAGGCCGTGCCGTACGCGATCGTCAGCGCACTGCTGCTGCCGGTGCTGTGGTACGCGGTCGGTGTGCTCGCCGCCGCCCAGGCCGCCGTCACCCGGTGGCTGCTCAGTCCGGAGGAGGGCGCGCTGCGTGAGGTGGCCCGGTCCCGTGCCCGGTTGGTCGACGCGTACGAGGCCGAGCGCCGACGCATCGAGCGGGACCTGCACGACGCCGCCCAACCCCGGCTGACGAACCTCGGCCTCCAGATCGGCCTGGCCCGGCTGGACGTGCCCGACGACTCCCCGGCCGCCCGCCCGCTGGATCTGGCGCACGAGCAGGCCAAGGGCCTGATGGTGCTGCTCCGGCAGATCGTCCGGGGCATCCGCCCGCAGAGCCTTGTCGATCTGGGGCTGGCCGGGGCGGTCCGGGAACTCGCCGACGAGTCGCCCGTCCCGGTCGAGGTGCACGCCGACCTGCCGCGAGCGCTGCCGGAGGCGGCCGAGACGACGGCGTACTTCGTGGTGTCGGAGGCGCTCGGCAACGTTGCCCGGCATGCGGCGGCGGGCCGCGCCCAGGTCCGGCTCACCGACACCGGCACCGGGTTGACCGTCGAGGTCATCGACGACGGCCGGGGTGGCGCGGACCCGGCGCGCGGCAGCGGGCTGACCGGGCTCGCCGACCGGGTCGCCGCCGCCGACGGTCGCCTGTTGTTGTCAAGCCCACCGGGTGGCCCGACGGTGCTGCGGGTGGAACTACCGTGGTCGGCGTGA
- a CDS encoding ABC transporter ATP-binding protein — MTQLQARGLVKSYGPTPALRGVTMDVAEGEIVAVTGPSGCGKSTLLHCLAGILCPDAGEVTWRGHRLDTWSEAARSRLRRTEFGVLFQFGQLVAELTAAENVALPLLLAGTGRRAARTAALTWLDRFGVAELADVRPGEMSGGQQQRCATARALVTEPRVLFADEPTGSLDTLTGEQVLTQLVRLAREQRTAVILITHEPRIAAYADREIVLRDGTIDHTGLGLDAAPLAGGSR; from the coding sequence ATGACGCAACTACAGGCTCGTGGCCTGGTGAAGTCGTACGGGCCGACGCCCGCCCTGCGCGGCGTGACAATGGACGTCGCGGAGGGCGAGATCGTCGCGGTGACCGGGCCCAGCGGCTGCGGCAAGTCCACCCTGCTGCACTGTCTGGCGGGCATCCTGTGCCCGGACGCCGGTGAGGTGACCTGGCGTGGCCACCGGCTCGACACCTGGTCGGAGGCGGCCCGGTCCCGGTTGCGGCGCACCGAGTTCGGGGTGTTGTTCCAGTTCGGTCAGCTCGTCGCCGAGCTGACCGCGGCGGAGAACGTCGCCCTTCCGTTGTTGCTGGCCGGCACGGGGCGGCGGGCGGCACGGACGGCGGCGCTCACCTGGCTGGACCGCTTCGGCGTGGCGGAACTCGCCGACGTCCGGCCGGGCGAGATGTCCGGCGGTCAGCAGCAGCGCTGCGCCACCGCTCGGGCTCTGGTCACCGAGCCACGGGTGCTCTTCGCCGACGAGCCGACCGGTTCGCTGGACACGCTCACCGGCGAGCAGGTGCTCACCCAACTGGTCCGGCTCGCCCGGGAGCAGCGTACGGCGGTGATCCTGATCACCCACGAGCCCAGGATCGCCGCGTACGCCGATCGGGAGATCGTGTTGCGCGACGGCACCATCGACCACACCGGCCTGGGACTGGACGCCGCTCCGCTCGCCGGCGGCTCCCGGTGA